GGAGCAACCGGGCCACCGCCGCCACAGCCATGAACCAGCACAGCTCTCGTTCGCACGCCCTGGTCACGCTGACGCTGCGCACGGCGTCCCCATCAAGCGGTCCCGGCACCGCAGGTACCTCGGCGTCTGAGTCCTGCGGGGGGCTTCGCTGCACCCGAGACCGGGCCTCCCTCCACGCCGGGCTCGCTCGCCCCTGCAGGCACGCTGCACCTAGTGGACCTGGCAGGGTCCGAGCGCGCCTGGAAGGCAGGGGCGGCCGGCACGTCGCATGAAGACCGGGACGGCGCTCAGCGTCTGCGGGAGGCTCGGACCATCAACCGCTCGCTGCTGGCGCTGGGAGGAGTGATGGCCGCGCTGCGGGCTCGCCGGCCACACGTGCCCTTCCGCGACTCGCAGCTCACGCGCCTGCTGCAGCCCGCACTGGGCCCTGGCGCCACCGCTGTGCTGCTGCTGCAGGTGGGGCCAGGCGGCCGCGGCCCGCGGGAGGGTCGTTTGCATGCCAGGCGCCGCCCACCCGGGCCCGCCCACCAGCGCCGCTCCCCGCAGGTCTCCACGCGGCCCGAGGATCTCGGCGAGACCGTGTGCTCGCTCAAGTTCGCCGAGCGAGTGGGGCGAGTGGAGCTGGGGCCTGCTAGGCCCCGCAGGGCCCCGCGCTCCGGGACGCCCTCCTCCCTGAGCACCGACACACCACTCTCTGGGACCCCCTGCACCGCCACGCCCTCGCCCGGCAGCCCTCCAAGCCCCGGCCTGGACAGCGGCTCCAGCTCGGCCCTGGCACCGCCGGAGGACCTGCCTTCGTAGTCCTGCCCGAGGAGTCTGGGTCGCGTCTCTGCCGGCAGAGGCAGCGAAGTCCCTATTCCCCCCACGACCTCCTTGATGTCTGGGGGCTCGCTGCCCCCCAGACTCCCAGAGTCCACCCCTTTCTGTCCCGCCCCCAGAAGTGTTCCGCCTGGGGTAATGATCACACCAccgcgcccccccgcccccccgccccggcccaggCCCTTAGCTTATCACCATCTGCTGTTATCGCCGCGCACAGCAGGGGATCCCAGAGTCGCGGAGGCAGACCCTGGCCAAGTGGCCACCAGACTCACTACCCCATCACCAAACATCAGACTTGCATTAAAATGTCGTTTGTTCCTTTACTCTTATCTtccccactaccaccaccaaaaCCAGGTAGGGTCTCCATTCTCCGTCCCCTCCCCCCAAAGGTGCTACCTTCTTGCCAGGCAACAGTGGAGGGGGGACAGGACTTAGGGATGGAGCGGCTGGGGTGGTCATCAGGTCTACCCTCCCCCAGCCCGGAGCCAGGGAGGGGAAGTGACAgatggtgatggatggatggatggatggatagatggacagaGGGCTGGAGAAGGTGGGACCAGGAAGGGGACAGGAAGGGCTACTTCAAGCACAGCCCTGTTCCTTCCAGCCTTGCCTCTCGGGGTAAGAGAGGCATGACTGACCATCAGGGCTGCGGTGGTGCCCAGCTGGGCCACAGCTCTTCGGGAGTGTCCAATAAACACGCGGATTCTCAGCACGGCTGGTACCTCGTGTCTCAAGGCGGAGCCACACATCCCTTAGTTTCCCCTCAACAGGCCTCAGGGTGgcaggagagggtgggagaggaaagcagcccctgccttgggagcCTCACAGGCTGTACCAGGAGAGTAGCCAGCCTGGGGTAGGGGCAGCCAGGTCTCGGGGGTGGCTAACCCACGCATCATAGATGCTTTTGTTGGGTGGCACCCCCTGGAAGAGGGCATCTAGATCCCAGAGCAGCCTTGGGGGGCCATGGGTTTCAGGGACCACCCCCCAATAGCCTGTGCTGGTTGAGGGGGGGCACCgggggcaggaggtgggtggCAGTGGGGCAAATGGCATCACCACGTTGGGAGTGTAAATGGGCAAGTAGGAGGTAGGTAGCTGCCCCCAAAGCGAGGCCCTGTGGCTTCCACCAGCGAGTCCCCCAGGGCCTGGGGTACCCTGCAGTAAGTGCAGGGGCCAGGCTCTGGGTTCAGGGGAGAGGGGCGAGGGCCTGCTGTTTCCCCCCTGGGAAGTCTCCCCTTCTGCTCTCAGGGACCCTGGGAGGGGGCAGACGGGCCACAGAGGCCTCTCAGAGGTGGGGACTGGAGTGGGTGCCTCTTCCTCCCCTATGCGAACTGAGCCTGACCGACTTGGGCTGCTCGGCGGCGCCCCCTCCCCGGAGTCCCCTAGCAGAGACTTTATGCTGAAGCCCTCGCGGGGCGGCGGCTGGGGACTGGGCGGCCGGTAGGGCCGGCCATGCAGCACATAGGGGCCCAGGTCCTTGGCGAAGGCTCCCCTGGCGCCCCTGCTCTGCCAGCGCCTGCACAGGGCCGTGTTCTGCAGCCGCAGCGCCTCGGCTGGGATCAGGCTCACGTCGACCGCCCAGAAGTTGCCCTTGGCCTGGGGCTTCGCGGGATCTTTGGGCACCTGGTGGAGGAGGGGGGCAGGCTTGGGTGGGGCTGTACGACCCCGGATACTCAGGATTTCCGCCCGCGTCCCGCCCCCAGGCTCCGACCCTCGCCCTGCCCCACCTTGCGGAAGCACCGGTTGGAGGAGAGGTTGTGGCGGATGGAGTCTTTCCAGCCCTCGTAATCGTCCCTGAAGAAGGGGAACACGGCCTGGACCTGACGGATGATCTGAAACCATCGGGCGGGCAGCGGGCGCCGTGAGCCGGGGCGCGTGGGTGGGGTGCCACGCTGCCCCTCCCCTCGCCTCTGCGTGGCCCCCCTCGCCGGGAAGGGGCCTGCCTGAGTGCTTTAGCTCTCTCCCTGGGTGCCCAGGCCAAGGACCGGCCCCACTGGCATGGCTGGGTAGGGCCAGGTCGGGGTGGAGGCCGGAGCCTGAGCCTCCGAGCAGGGGCCAGGTGGAGGACGCTTCCGGGGACAGGTCCGATCACGGAGTGTGAGGGAGAGCGGGCGGGGATCCTCTCACCTGGGCCAGCTTCAGCCTGCGGGAGGGTGCGGCCTGGATCACCAGGGCGATCATGGCCAAGTAGGTGTAGGGGGGCTTGTCATGCCGCAGgtatctcttcttcctcctctggggGTGCTGGGAGGGCGACTCCCCCCCGGGGAGCCCCAGGCGGGGGTTGCTGCAGGGCCCCATGCAGAGGAAGCAGGCAACGTGGGCAGGGGTCCGGCCGGGTGGTGGGCGCAGGGCACTGGGGCAGTGTGGTAGTGTGGTGAGGAAGAGCTGGGGCCTGAGGCCAGGCGGGGGCTGGCGGGCCAAGCCCTTTATCATTCggatggaagggggaggggaggggaggccaagGGAGGTAGAAATacgcggtgggggaggggagcgtgCAGAGGGCAGCCACAATTAGCAGGTTTCGGTTAATctggaagggaggggcaggaaagaTTCCAGTGGGGGCTGCAGGCGGCCACCCCCCAGGCCTCATTCCTCACCGCTGGGCTGCCTTTGGCACCCCCCCTAGAGCTGTAAGGAAAAGCCCTTGGAAGGGTCTTATGACCCACAGTTACTTTATCCCATCTAGATCCCAGGTTCACATTTAACAGATGGGGGAGTGATTGGTCCAAGAGGAGCCGCCAAGAAGGGGTGGGTCCTGCCCAGAGTTCAAGGCCAAGCAGCTAGCAGGACTTGGGTGGTGGTCTGGGAGGGCTTCCTAGAGGAAAcctcagaaataaaagaaggatACAGTTGACTCAAGGGATTTTCCCACAGGCTGCTGCATGGCCCCAGAAGGCTCCCCAGGCCCTGGAGGtcactttccttccctccttggtGCTGGTCAACAGTGGGTCCTGGGAACTGACCATAACAATAGTCCCTCATTATGCCCTGTGCACCTCACTGGTCCTGGGTAAGCTGGACCCCCCTGGCTTGAGAGAACTTCCTGGAAGTATGTTTGCCTCTCTACTCTTCTGGTCCTCTGGGTCCAGATACTCTGGAGGTTGTTCCCTGAGGAGGACGCCACTTGGTCCTCTGGGGCACTCAGGCAGTGCCCCTGGGTGGGTGTGCATGGAAGGAGAGGCCTTATAGCTGTAGGTATTTACTGGCTACCACTTGGGGCCAGGCCTTGAGAACACAGCCTTGTGGGTCATGGTGCCTGCCCAGGGGAGCCTGCAAGAACCACTTGGCATCACCCTGGGCAGGAGTGAGGACAGGTGTGTTATGTCTGGGTACACAGGGCTTCCCAGGCAGCCCCAATGCCCTGTGGCTTAGGTGAGGAGGGAGATGCTCCCCAGGCAGGAGGGGGGTAGGCCTGAGTAGAGGAGGGGCACTCTGGGAGACAGAGTGGAGGCTGAGCCTGGGGAGGCCTGCAGGGCCAGCACCCTTTGGTCAGCCCTGGCCAGAGCTTCTGAGTGCTTTAGcaggcacagggcctggcccaaAGGTGCGATTCTGGAAAAATGCATTTGGCAGCTGCCCGGAGATATGGTCCTCCCGGGTCCCAGACCCTTCTGTCCCCTGACCTCCTCCCTGGCCATCTAGTCTGTGGCTCTCCCCCTCAAGTCAGTCAGGGCCTGTGCTCTGTACCCTGACCCAAAGCTTGGGTTCCCCCCGGTGAGGACTGGGCAAGTCTGCAAAGGGATTATCTGGCCCGGGACACCAGCAGTGGTGGGGTGTTGCTACTAGGACCCCAGACCCGAGCAAAGCCACAGCACAGGGAGACTTTCTGTCGCTTCACTCTAAGATTTCGGCTTTTCTGGGCGGCAGCAGCACCCCTTCCGAACACACACCAATTATACCCTTAGAGGGTGGAAAATCTGCAGCCTACAGTGGGTGCCCAGCTCTCACTGAGGTGCTGAGGGAAGGGGTGAGTGATGGGTGCAGTGGAGGAGGAAGCCTGGAGCTGAGATGGATGATGTATGTGGGGTACCACACGGCTCCCTCCACTATCTCAGACTCTTTCTTCAGACTTCACCTGGCTTCTTCTGGATCCCTATGTCACCTCCTCAACTCCTGTCTGTTTCCAGGGCTCTAGCTGAGGGGTCCTTGTGTCTCACCAGGCGACCTATGGCTTCCTAGCTCCACTCGGTCATTAGAGAGGTCTTTTTCTCCAACAGGTCTTAAGTCACCCCCTCTCCTCCACTGGTCCTCCTGTGCTTCCAGGATAAAGCCCAGCTCTTGGTTTGGCGTTCAAGGCTCCTCATGTCCTGACTGTTCATCACTGACCGCACGTACCACCCTACCGGGCCCCCGCCCTCCTAAACCACCACCTCAATTCTTCCCACCTGGTCCTTCCACCTCTGCGCATGCTCTTCTCTACACCAGTGATGCCCCTGCTTTGTCGAGTGAACTCTGACCCTTCCTTAAAAGCTCAGCGTAAACAGATGACCACCCTCCTGGGAACCTTTTGATTACTTGCCCTTCCCGCCCCAACCGGGCCCCACCGCGCCGAGGACGCCCCTACCACAGACGTTTGCACCGTGCGGTCAGCAACCTCCCTCTACTTGCTCCGCGCAAGCCCCGCCCCCGCGCGgctcggccccgcccccgcggCTCGGCCCCGCCCCCCGCGGCTCGGCCCCCGCCCCCTGCTCCCACTGGCAGCCGCGGCTTCCGGCTCCGGGACCTGCGGGCCGGAAGTATCGCGTTGCCATGGCGAGGGCCGGGCGCGGGGCCCGCCCCCGCGGCGCCGGGAGGAGCGCTGGGCTGACGGACCCGCAGACGGGCTCCGATCGACTGCGCGGTGGCTGCTGGCGCGAGGCGGAAGGTCAGGCGCGGACTTCCGGGGCCTGCTGGCGGGAGGGGAGGCGCcggaggtgggagggggtgaggggagacGGGGAGGCCCGGGTCCGGGCGGGAGGCTGTCCAGGCCCCGCTTGGGCGCAGGTGGGTGAGGCCCGGGCAGCCGGTGCTGAGGGTCAGGAAGGCTCCTGGAGTGGCAGGCTGTGAAGGCCAGCGGTAGGCTGTTCACGTTTTAGCTAAATGTGGAGTTGTTTGCAGCCTTGCAACCTGTTGGTCAGGTAGGCAGCACTAAAGTTACCTCCATGTCagctgaggaaattaaggccTGCGGAGAAGTGACTTGCCAGGCTTCTTTTGGGCTTTGGAGTTAGGCCAGAGG
This sequence is a window from Orcinus orca chromosome 17, mOrcOrc1.1, whole genome shotgun sequence. Protein-coding genes within it:
- the FOXH1 gene encoding forkhead box protein H1 encodes the protein MGPCSNPRLGLPGGESPSQHPQRRKKRYLRHDKPPYTYLAMIALVIQAAPSRRLKLAQIIRQVQAVFPFFRDDYEGWKDSIRHNLSSNRCFRKVPKDPAKPQAKGNFWAVDVSLIPAEALRLQNTALCRRWQSRGARGAFAKDLGPYVLHGRPYRPPSPQPPPREGFSIKSLLGDSGEGAPPSSPSRSGSVRIGEEEAPTPVPTSERPLWPVCPLPGSLRAEGETSQGGNSRPSPLSPEPRAWPLHLLQGTPGPGGLAGGSHRASLWGQLPTSYLPIYTPNVVMPFAPLPPTSCPRCPPSTSTGYWGVVPETHGPPRLLWDLDALFQGVPPNKSIYDAWVSHPRDLAAPTPGWLLSWYSL